The genomic stretch GGACGGATGTTGAGGCTGGctcgaaaatcatcaaaaaggaCAGACGGGAGACCCTTGGTGAAGATATCAGCCAACTGAGAACGAGAGGGAACATGATGGACACGAACATCAGCACGAGACACTTTCTCACGTACAAAATGAATATCGAGCTCAATATGTTTCGTCCGTTGGTGTTGGACAGGATTACCGGCAAGATAAATAGCACTGATGTTATCACAGTAACAAAAGTAGCCTTGTTCAAAGGATGATGAAGTTCCAGCAACAAGTTACGCAACCAACACGACTCGGAGACGACATTGGCAACCCCACGATATTCCGCTTCAGCACTAGAACGAGAAACCGTGGGTTGCCGTTTAGATGCCCAAGAAATTAAATTGTCGCCCAAGAAGACGCAATAACCACTCGTGGACCGCCTGGTGTCCGGGCAACCGGCCCAATCAGCATCGGTGTAAGTGGTAAGACTAGAAGGAGAAGACTTACCCAACCAAAGACCGTGGTGAATGGTGCCCTTAATATAGCGGAGGACGCGTTTTAAAGCCTGTATATGATCCTCCATAGGATTGTGGATGAATAGACAAACCTGTTGTACGGCATAGGAAATATCGGGACGAGTAAATGTGAGATACTGGAGAGCTCCAGCAAGACTCCGATAGAGTGTCGGATCACTGAAAGGAACGCCCATCACAGAGCTGAGTTTCGGCTTAGTGTCGACTGGCGTAGAAGACGGCTTGCACGAACTCATACCAGCCCGTTCAAGGACCTCGGCAGCGTATGTTTCTTGTGACAGGAACAATCCCTCGGAATTCCTAGTGGCACGAATACCAAGAAAATAGCTGATGGGACCGAGATCTTTCATAGCAAACTCAGTTCCGAGACTTTTGAGCAACGAATCTCGCAACTGTGTAGAAGAGCTAACCAATAagatgtcatcaacatacaagagGAGAAACGCAGTGTTACCTTTACCATCCTTGTACACAAATAAAGAGTGGTCACATTTACTATGAGCAAACCCAATGGACTCCACGAAAATAGCAAAACGCAAATACCAAGCTCTCGGAGCTTGCTTTAACCCATATAGTGATTTCCGAAGAAGACACACATGATTTGGAAAATGCTTGTCACGATAACCAAGAGGTTGATACATGTATACGGTTTCTTTAAGATCGCCATGAAGAAATGCATTCTTCACATCCAATTGTCGAATGGACCAATTATGAGAAATGGCGAGGGCGAGCACCGTACGAATGGTCGCGGGTTTGACAACCGGACTAAAAGTTTCTCCACAATCCACGCCAACCTGCTGCGTTTTCCCGTCACCTACAAGACGAGCTTTATGCCTTTCAAATGAACCGTCAGCTTTAAACTTATGTCTAAATATCCACATAGAACGAATAACATTCACATTAGCCGGACGAGGGACGAGTTCCCAAGTCTTATTACTAATTAAAGCGTTAAATTCATCATCCATGGCCATTTTCCAATTAACATCCTGGAGGGCAGTCGTGGGGTTACGGGAAAGAGGGGAAGCTTGAACACTggtatttaaattaaatataggTTTCGGCTTTCGTATTCCGTGGTCACCACGAGTGACTGCCTTAGGAGGGATATTGGCAGGGACTGGTACGGAGATGGGTACGGCTGATGTTTGTGGGGACGGGAGAGGAGAGGCAGGGCTGGAAGGCGTAGGTGATGGGGCGGTAGGAGAGGCAGGGGTGGGGATAGAGGGTGGTTGCAAGGTGCGGACATGAGAGACTACAGACGGAGACGGACCGCTATCGGAAAAATCATAAGTGTGTGAGTCAGGGGCTCTATTATTGGCAAAAGGGAAAGCACTTTCGTCAAAAAGCACAAGACGACTTAGGATTATTTTACGAGTTATCATGTCATAGCATTTATAACCGCGATGATGAGGTGGATAACAGAGAAAGACACAAGGTGTCGACCGGGGTTGGAGTTTATTAATTTGGGCAGACGGTACCAAAGGATAGCAAAGACAACCGAATACTCGTAAATGAGAATATGAAGGTTGCCTAAGAAATAATCTATGGACTGGAGACTCTAGGAATAATAATTTGCTAGGTAAAATATTAGACAAGTAGGTAGCCATAGCGAGAGCATGATGCCAAAACGACAATGGGACGGATGCGTGCAAAAGTAAGGTCCGAGTAATGTTGTTAAGGGAGCGAATTTTTCTTTCGGCTTTGCCATTTTGAGATGAGGTGTGTGGACACGAGAAGCGGAAAGCTAGACCGTGTTTAGCACAAAAATACCGAAACGGACCATTATCAAATTCTTTTCCGTTATCACATTGCAAGGTCTTAATATCACGGTCAAATTGTGTTTTTATGTAATTGCGAAAATTGACAAATATATTATAGACATCGGATTTTTTAGCAAGAGGATAGGTCCATAAATAATTTGTGTAATCATCCAATAACAATAGATAAAAACGATGACCATTGGAACTAGGGACAGGTGATGTCCAAAGATCCGTGTGAATAATGTCGAATGGCAATAAAGTTCTAGTAGTAGAAGGCATAAATGGTTGTCTGATATGTTTACCTAAGGAGCAAGAATGACAAATTGCTTTCTTAGAAGTAGAATTACAATTTATCAATTTATTAATACGTAGAGAATTAAAAACTGGATCGCAGGGATGGCCAAGACGATCATGCCACAAAGACGACTCGATGGCAGCAAAGGTTGCAGGAGACTCGACTTTGGTAGAGTTGGTAAGAGGATACAGTGCGCCCCGACTCTCACACCTCATTAGAGGCGTCCCCGTCATGTAGTCCTTCACACAAAAACCGAATGGGTCAAATTCTACGAAAACATTGTTATCAGTAGTAAATTTTCTAACAGACACAAGGTTTTTAACGATTTTAGGAACATGGAGGACGTTCTTAAGGACAAGTGTGGGAGATGTTTTGGGTATGTGTGTGTGTCCAGTACCTTTAATTGGGATAGAATGGCCATTTCCAACTAAAATAGAATTACCAACGCTAGAATTAGTATAAGACGAGAGTATACCTGCATCCGACGTCATGTGAGATGTCGCCCTTGTGTCCATAAACCAGCGAGGATCCGGAGGCTGAATCCCAAGCGTGTACATGGCCTGTTCAATGTCCGTCTGAGTCGGAGGTGATGTGGCCGTGTATGCCTGTTGCCGTGGTGCTGATGTGCTACGGACAGGACGGGTCCATGGTGCTGTAGGGTAGGGACACGGTGGACAACCCCAAGGTGAGGAAGCCCACGGCCAGCCTCCACCATAAGCGCCATATGGAGCAGGCCACGGTGGTGACATAGCTGGAGTCGAGGGCTGAGCCGCAACTGAAGGTTGAGTAGTCGACCCTTGATTTCCCTTGTTCTTACCCTTATTCCCCTTCTTCTTATTTGAGCCATTCCCTTTTCCCTTAGAGTTGGATAGAGAAGGAGGAGCACCTAGCACAGAAGACGACTCGCTATCAGATTTCCCCTGTTTCGCATACATAGCAGCACCCCCATCGACCGGGCCTGTTTTGCTATACCCGCCTCCTCCAAAGTGAGCATCGATCATGCTCTATAAAAAGGATGAAGAGGGTTACTCTGACGGATGATTGTACCAACACTATGATAGGCGCTGGAAAGACCCGAGACCATTTGCAAGACAAGACGGTTGTCGGACACTGGAGAGCCAACGTTTTTTAACTGGTCCGCCAAGGACTTAAGACGTTGACAGTAAGCGGAAACATTCGGAAAATCCTCCATGGAAACATGAGAGAATTCCTGTTCAAGCGTGACAGCACGAGAGTGCTGATTATCCTGAAAGATGTCGCGGATGCGACCCCAGCAGTCTTTGGCAGTAGAATTTTCTTCTACAATAGTCTCTAATAAATCACTCGTAATCGTTGCGTATATCCATTGAAGGACAGTTGCATCCAAGACTTCCCATAAATCCGGATCATCGTCCTTAGAGGGTTGTTTAGATTTCCCCTTCGAATCAATGATATGATGGAGGACTCGGTGTGATTTTGCGTGATTGGTAAAGAGAGCGACCCAAAGACGATATTGGTCGTTGTCAAAACCTAGCGTGACGGTGACATGATTGCGAATATTTGTCACAGCCAAGGTAGGATGATAGGACGACGACTGACTGGAGGAATCTTGTTTTGGAGGCATGATGACGTGAGGTCGGAAGATCTAGGGTTAGAGCGGAAGCGATTTTAATCTTTCCCTATGAAGCTGATACCATGTAAGGATATGTTAATATTGTGCTTGAATTGATCAATAGGAATACAAACGTATATATACATGACAAGAAAGAGATCCTATGAATTAGGCAATAAACTATATGCAATATATACGAGATAATAATATATGATATCAAAGATATCATATATTCTAACAGTTATATACTCCTTTGATGTACTCCGTGGTCATTTCATTTCATATTTCAGCAATCGAACACCAATACTTGCGTCATATTGTTAATGCTCATGATCTGATCCATGTTGGAATTCCTTTGTCACATAGGACTGTAAATCTGTAATTGTGGATCATTATTGTCCTTATAGATGTTTTTTGATTGATTGTTACGGCTTTTATATTGATCATTGAATGTATATGGATTAAATCTATTACTTGCAGATTAAGAAGGTTTTCTTATCTTCGTTAGGTCTACTCtaacacaaattttcatttaattTGTGAAGGACATACCcatcgcaagcttgcgacggaacAAGAGTATTATCTATGTgggatagataagacaaaagcaaattGCCTAGGGAGTAGCAATCTGTTTTGTGTTATCTACCTACATAAGTATTACTTCACCCGTCGCAAGCATATCCGTCACAAGAGAGAGTTGTTGATCATACAGTGATTCCTTCTTTGGACTCAAAATAATCATCTGAGGCTAATTGATTATTCATCCTTGACTGCATTCTCAAATACGACTGAAAGTTTAACATTATAAGACCGCAATAAATAGTGAGAATGAGCATTTGAAATTATTATTACTTGAACAGAATAATTTAATGTATGACATGTTCAAAGGTAACAATTTCAGGTGCTCATTCTCAGTATTTATTGCGGTCTTATAATGTTAAACTTTCAATCGTATTTGAGAATGCAGTCAAGGATGAATAATCAATTAGCCTCAGATGATTACTTTGAGTCCAAAGAAGGAATCACTGTATGATTTGTTTTGTTATGAAGCTTACCAGAGTACGAGCTCAATCTGGTCCTAATAAACTCAACTTGAATATGATATGAGCGGTGAAGTTTAGGGTAATACGAGTTTTAAAATTTTTGTTTGATTTGGTGTTTCTTTGTATTGTAGAAGGTGGTTCGCTTGAACTACTGTTCTTTGTTAGACAATTCTCAAAGTTGTTTTTTTGAGCATAGATTTACGACAATGTAGGTAATAATGTATTATTGCAATAATATAATGTACTCATGTTATTATGTATTGAAGGTACATGCAAATATAATTAGCTTATTTATTACGGAGTACTACGTACTAATCCtacggagtattttttttttttgaaattactAGCCATCTATTTTATACTCCCTttgttcctacgtttgttttattCCCCCCTCATATAATAAAGCAAATATAAATTATTCATTGGAACGAAAGAAATATTAAAAGTGTTCTACAAACTTTTGACTTCAATAAAACTAAGGGTTATTGTATTAAACTATTCACCTAATGGCTTTTAAATAGTGCAATGTGCTTGTATGTATAATACATAAGCTATATACGCCCGTCTTGGCAGGTACTTACACCGCTTGGTTCCAATATTACATATCGAACACACGCCTTTATCTTGAGAGCTTCTCACTGAAAGCGTATTTAATTGTTCATTAAgctaatataatattatatttatACAAATTGTAAAAGATCGTCTAAAAATTGTTTTTATGCAT from Silene latifolia isolate original U9 population chromosome 2, ASM4854445v1, whole genome shotgun sequence encodes the following:
- the LOC141641377 gene encoding uncharacterized protein LOC141641377 codes for the protein MPPKQDSSSQSSSYHPTLAVTNIRNHVTVTLGFDNDQYRLWVALFTNHAKSHRVLHHIIDSKGKSKQPSKDDDPDLWEVLDATVLQWIYATITSDLLETIVEENSTAKDCWGRIRDIFQDNQHSRAVTLEQEFSHVSMEDFPNVSAYCQRLKSLADQLKNVGSPVSDNRLVLQMVSGLSSAYHSVGTIIRQSNPLHPFYRA